From the genome of Papaver somniferum cultivar HN1 chromosome 2, ASM357369v1, whole genome shotgun sequence, one region includes:
- the LOC113353862 gene encoding inhibitor of trypsin and hageman factor-like: MRQQPLCPGKQEWPELVGAKPQTAKEIIEMENPLVTAVFIEQGSFRIMDFRCGRVFVWITPKAQAGPEGIVVVKVPKVG; this comes from the exons ATGAGGCAACAACCACTCTGTCCAG GAAAGCAAGAATGGCcagagctagtaggagcaaaacCACAGACTGCCAAAGAGATAATAGAGATGGAAAACCCTTTAGTTACAGCAGTCTTTATTGAGCAGGGTAGTTTCAGAATCATGGATTTTCGTTGCGGTCGCGTTTTTGTGTGGATAACACCAAAGGCTCAGGCTGGACCAGAGGGAATAGTTGTCGTCAAAGTTCCCAAAGTTGGTTAG
- the LOC113348963 gene encoding calmodulin-like protein 7 has translation MVLAVVLLAILFLIGFINTLFYIPPNKLFVLIQSYFLKTLFSQEKNHKEVPRNSSTTCSSDSGTVVTSDKNHGHGKMELERVFATFDKNGDGFITKQELGESLKNIGLFSDEIEVDSMVAKLDVNGDGLIDIDEFCELYDSIMGKKKKKEKKLGEEEEEDEDDEYVDDEEEVMKEAFDVFDGDKDGLISVEELGIVLKSLGLKQGMKVEECKEMIRKVDMDGDGMVSFDEFKLMMKSGTTLIQVIS, from the coding sequence atggttttgGCTGTCGTATTACTAGCAATTCTTTtcctaattggtttcatcaataCTCTTTTCTATATCCCTCCAAACAAACTGTTTGTACTGATCCAATCTTATTTCCTAAAAACACTGTTTTCCCAAGAAAAAAATCACAAGGAAGTGCCCAGGAACAGTAGTACTACTTGTAGTAGTGACAGTGGTACTGTTGTTACTAGTGATAAGAATCATGGTCATGGGAAAATGGAACTTGAGAGAGTTTTTGCAACTTTTGATAAGAATGGAGATGGGTTCATAACAAAACAAGAACTTGGTGAATCGCTGAAGAATATTGGTTTGTTTAGTGATGAGATTGAAGTTGATAGTATGGTTGCAAAACTTGATGTGAATGGTGATGGGTTGATTGACATTGATGAGTTTTGTGAATTGTATGATTCAATTATgggtaagaagaagaagaaagaaaaaaaactaggtgaagaagaagaggaggatgaggatgatgagtatgtggatgatgaagaagaagtaatGAAAGAAGCTTTTGATGTTTTTGATGGAGATAAAGATGGATTAATCAGTGTTGAGGAATTAGGCATAGTTTTGAAATCCTTAGGGCTTAAACAAGGGATGAAGGTTGAAGAATGTAAAGAAATGATAAGAAAAGTTGATATGGATGGTGATGGTATGGTTAGTTTTGATGAGTTCAAATTGATGATGAAATCTGGAACTACTCTCATTCAAGTTATCTCCTAA
- the LOC113351851 gene encoding uncharacterized protein LOC113351851, whose product MTETTKYLLWECSFTRAVWMSVPGARQSMTSTQTSIKDWIISWFTMDMTILGDDWIERMTNTCWEIWKSRCECVFDDLKPNPIKVIRSLQYLNSMTGKEMIRPHCPVIANTNWMPPTLNSFSICCDASFKEILTVKHTGISLILRNSAGNFVRGRSSYSDGNLTAEHAEVMGLLEATQWAEELGLQHVCFELDAQRVVKATNGDFQQVSWENQAIILDIISLFSNHPLWSCKFLKRYFNKPADELAKHARSCKALKNWIDNPRSLLFQL is encoded by the coding sequence ATGACAGAAACTACTAAGTACTTACTCTGGGAGTGTTCTTTTACAAGAGCAGTTTGGATGTCAGTCCCAGGAGCAAGACAGAGTATGACATCAACACAAACATCCATAAAAGATTGGATCATTAGCTGGTTTACAATGGATATGACAATTTTGGGAGATGATTGGATTGAAAGAATGACAAATACATGTTGGGAAATATGGAAATCAAGATGTGAATGCGTTTTTGATGATTTGAAGCCAAACCCAATAAAAGTCATTAGAAGTCTGCAATATCTCAACAGTATGACAGGCAAAGAAATGATAAGACCTCATTGCCCTGTGATTGCTAACACAAATTGGATGCCACCTACCTTAAACTCTTTCTCTATATGCTGTGATGCTTCTTTTAAGGAAATCTTAACTGTTAAACACACAGGCATTAGTTTAATATTGCGTAATTCTGCAGGAAACTTTGTGCGAGGAAGGAGCAGCTACTCAGATGGAAACCTAACTGCAGAACATGCAGAGGTGATGGGATTGCTGGAGGCTACTCAATGGGCAGAAGAACTTGGACTTCAACATGTGTGCTTTGAGTTGGATGCGCAGAGGGTAGTTAAGGCAACAAATGGGGACTTCCAGCAAGTCAGTTGGGAGAACCAAGCTATTATTTTAGATATTATTAGTTTATTTAGCAACCATCCATTATGGAGTTGCAAATTTCTTAAAAGATATTTCAATAAACCAGCAGATGAACTAGCTAAACATGCTAGATCATGTAAAGCTTTAAAAAACTGGATTGATAATCCCCGGTCTTTATTATTCCAGCTCTAG